One genomic region from Acaryochloris thomasi RCC1774 encodes:
- a CDS encoding translocation/assembly module TamB domain-containing protein, which yields MSQTAPSGGEPPQQSSRFWLILSSKPVIGTLLVLVALIAVGCWRLLVFINEDLAPFISAQLSESLNRPVEVGELESYSLTGMRFGPSGLPAYETQIDGKNVIDNDTATTEAVDVSFDIWKTLQTRTLNLDVTLVDPKLNVDQDAEGRWILTALDEEEDSDPLVKIQLDTLRVKNAQAVITPFGVAGRTVKDVDGVVELSEEQIGVKGKGELDSGGIARVDGQWRQGSQALKLNLKTQDFAVVPLLGFVPAELPIRIRSGIVDGNFDLEYQPNQPIKVTGKADVARADVQIPEQNIRVKARRLKSNFRVAYTENELPKVGGDAQFQGADLAIPEQLIFQNGRSQQQRLTNTSGKLKFIEDKSRLQFEAQGKIASGGRLRTRGETSLDLEKINVLLLARNISAPILDGAFELPVQIASGRVDANLNIQLRPDKRPNVRGTARMQKIDAQIVGLPKPFYNANGFVRFPGGLTTELSGITARYDQVPLQANGVIDIDKGYNIIAKTTAVEANTALNTLGIGPETLPFPIVGKIRVPELRVTGAIDKPLISGQVAASEGTTIDRVPFERVNAQFRLAAPLLQVTQIDARPQAGGTITGQARYDLTPGAEVAANIDVRNVPGDAVARLYGSSPPIAVGPVFARVNLSGQPEDIRTKVDFQARQATYPTTGTLRLRSGIVAFENIVSQVANGTARVNGQLIDQRLQANVKLAGIALNNFSENVRGALDGSVDIAAPLASLSAETVRADGNLRFSGLGLPQGPSLFAGPLNTAVGWNGRQLLIKDAAAPGFRANGAITANLQDPQKSRLGLNVLARDYDLRSLSAFAPTAVPVRGRANLTGRVTGTLEAINLRSTVALKDFAVSQFAFEPTLRGNLNYGQGVDLDLRGNRDRIQVALDPDLQPESFLVKRDEAIAKGVSRGDLLLVDVQKFPLTALNLQPGGVGRVTGLASGDFQANLKAQSLIGSVAINKPGIGDLQGDQFTGDIRYVDGVASLDQGKLLKRDSQYLLSAKLEPGEVPNYEGQLNVVNGEIKDVVAVALSLQSLAGGGGPVDDSVGYGTAADVQTTAVGVPNSPLQVQLQRFAEIEQLIAQQQAAKEGAAPPIDIANLRGQFDGQISVAGSGFENVEGDFDLRGQNFVLGDYRVEQVVAAGGINDGTLRLDPIKLATGDRQAILTGQVGLEELNGELLVNNVAVDPLNQFVSLPVEVAGNLNGKAILSGSLFDPQMKGQFSLADARLGETPVARAEADLSYQDARLRFESIAMLDNPEPIQITGNIPYALGFAVPDSDEIELTAKVKNEGLALVSLATDQVAWLGGQGEVDLQVRGTLEQPLLNGTIAFNDAMLKAQALEDPLTNVTGRLQFNRNLVTIPNLTGIYNEGEIVAAGSLPIFEPKMVPPQPLTIGIEGLDVSVAELYQGGVTGQVMITGAAVEPTIGGTVKLSDGQVLLAKAAGGSSNEEEAVQETQAEETVNTGPRRYVPLSELTPTDRPIRLNNLSLQLEDNVRVTQDPILSFVSTGNLLINGSATAPVVAGKIRFRKGTINLITSRFRVDPRRDSFAEFDPAFGLDPYLNIAMRTTVTETTQAKSTDLNEAEEVPAGALGSFQSVRVKATVDGRASELVSNFKDVVEVTSSPRRSEGEIIALLGGGVTSAVQQGQAQQAAVNLAGSAALSGVQGLFDGLLGSRATFRAFPVLLPDVNEGEGSVLSLGAELGYDVTDRFSVSVLQVLTGVDEPTLVNLSYDINRNLTTRTSVSTDGEAVGSLEYRIRF from the coding sequence ATGTCCCAAACTGCCCCCTCAGGAGGCGAGCCTCCTCAGCAGTCAAGTCGATTTTGGTTAATCCTCTCTAGCAAGCCCGTCATCGGAACTCTCTTGGTCCTGGTGGCCCTGATTGCGGTGGGCTGTTGGCGATTGCTAGTCTTCATTAATGAGGATCTAGCGCCCTTTATCTCTGCACAGTTGAGTGAGTCTCTCAATCGCCCCGTTGAGGTGGGTGAGCTAGAGTCGTACTCATTGACGGGGATGCGCTTTGGTCCTTCAGGATTGCCTGCCTACGAAACGCAAATCGATGGCAAAAACGTGATCGACAACGATACGGCAACAACAGAGGCTGTTGATGTTTCCTTTGATATCTGGAAGACGCTTCAGACCCGGACGTTGAACTTAGATGTGACGCTGGTTGACCCGAAGCTTAACGTTGATCAAGATGCCGAGGGACGTTGGATACTGACGGCTCTAGACGAAGAGGAAGATTCCGATCCACTGGTGAAGATTCAGCTCGATACGCTGCGGGTCAAGAATGCACAGGCTGTGATTACCCCCTTTGGGGTGGCGGGACGAACGGTTAAGGATGTCGATGGTGTCGTTGAGCTGAGTGAAGAGCAGATCGGCGTCAAAGGTAAGGGTGAACTGGACTCTGGCGGTATTGCCCGCGTTGATGGTCAGTGGCGGCAGGGTAGTCAAGCGCTGAAGCTCAATCTTAAAACGCAAGATTTTGCCGTGGTGCCGTTGCTGGGGTTCGTTCCCGCTGAGCTGCCGATTAGAATTCGTTCTGGGATTGTCGATGGCAACTTTGACTTAGAGTACCAGCCCAACCAGCCGATTAAGGTAACAGGTAAGGCTGATGTTGCCAGAGCGGACGTTCAGATCCCTGAGCAAAATATTCGAGTGAAGGCGCGGCGACTCAAGAGCAATTTTCGGGTGGCCTACACGGAAAATGAGCTGCCCAAAGTCGGAGGCGACGCTCAGTTTCAGGGGGCCGATCTGGCCATTCCTGAGCAGCTAATTTTTCAAAATGGGCGATCGCAACAGCAGCGCCTCACCAACACCAGCGGCAAGCTGAAGTTCATCGAAGACAAAAGTCGGCTTCAGTTTGAAGCGCAGGGCAAAATCGCTTCTGGAGGCCGCTTGCGGACACGGGGAGAAACGTCCCTCGATCTAGAGAAAATTAATGTTCTACTGTTGGCCCGCAATATTTCAGCTCCCATCTTGGATGGAGCCTTTGAGCTGCCGGTGCAAATTGCCTCGGGGCGAGTAGATGCCAACCTCAATATTCAGCTTCGCCCGGACAAGCGTCCGAATGTGCGCGGCACGGCTCGGATGCAAAAAATTGATGCTCAAATCGTGGGCTTGCCGAAGCCGTTCTATAACGCTAATGGCTTCGTGCGTTTCCCCGGTGGTTTGACCACTGAGCTTTCGGGCATTACAGCTCGCTATGATCAGGTGCCGCTGCAGGCCAATGGCGTCATTGATATCGATAAGGGCTACAACATCATCGCCAAGACGACCGCTGTAGAGGCCAACACAGCGCTCAATACTCTAGGGATTGGTCCTGAAACGCTGCCGTTCCCTATCGTCGGCAAGATTCGGGTACCCGAGCTACGCGTCACCGGGGCCATCGATAAGCCTCTGATTTCTGGACAGGTGGCGGCGTCTGAAGGAACCACCATTGACCGAGTGCCTTTTGAACGGGTCAATGCTCAATTCCGGCTTGCCGCGCCCCTGTTGCAGGTCACCCAGATTGATGCTCGACCCCAGGCTGGCGGAACGATTACAGGGCAGGCCCGATATGATCTGACGCCCGGTGCAGAAGTTGCTGCCAATATTGACGTCCGGAATGTTCCGGGTGACGCTGTTGCTCGACTCTATGGCTCCTCTCCCCCTATTGCTGTGGGGCCGGTCTTTGCCCGGGTCAATCTCTCCGGTCAGCCAGAAGATATTAGAACGAAAGTTGACTTCCAGGCGCGTCAGGCCACCTACCCAACGACGGGAACGTTGCGTCTACGCAGCGGTATCGTTGCCTTCGAGAATATTGTGTCTCAGGTGGCGAACGGTACGGCTCGGGTCAATGGTCAGCTGATTGATCAAAGGCTGCAGGCTAATGTCAAATTGGCGGGGATTGCGCTCAACAACTTTTCTGAAAATGTGCGGGGTGCGCTCGACGGCAGCGTTGATATTGCTGCGCCGTTGGCGTCACTGAGTGCTGAGACGGTTCGGGCTGATGGTAACCTTCGTTTCTCTGGGCTGGGCTTGCCTCAGGGACCGTCGCTGTTTGCAGGACCGCTGAATACGGCGGTGGGCTGGAACGGTCGCCAGCTCCTTATTAAGGATGCGGCAGCACCGGGGTTCAGAGCCAATGGTGCGATTACAGCCAATCTTCAAGATCCGCAGAAGTCGCGCCTGGGTCTCAACGTTTTGGCCCGCGATTATGACTTGCGATCGCTTTCTGCCTTTGCGCCTACAGCCGTTCCCGTCAGGGGGCGCGCGAATCTGACCGGACGAGTGACCGGGACGTTAGAGGCCATTAACCTGCGTTCCACTGTGGCGCTAAAGGACTTCGCCGTTTCGCAGTTTGCCTTTGAACCCACGCTCAGGGGCAATCTCAACTACGGGCAGGGCGTGGACTTAGACTTGCGAGGGAATCGCGATCGCATCCAGGTTGCCCTAGACCCCGACCTACAGCCTGAATCATTTCTAGTGAAGCGTGACGAAGCCATTGCTAAGGGCGTCAGTCGTGGCGATTTGCTGCTAGTAGATGTACAGAAGTTTCCGCTAACGGCCTTAAATCTGCAGCCGGGGGGTGTTGGTCGAGTGACGGGGCTGGCCTCTGGTGACTTTCAGGCCAACTTGAAGGCGCAGTCTTTGATCGGCAGCGTTGCCATTAATAAACCCGGTATCGGCGATCTGCAGGGCGATCAGTTTACTGGCGATATTCGCTATGTGGACGGGGTTGCTTCCCTAGATCAGGGCAAACTGCTCAAACGAGATAGCCAATACCTGCTCAGTGCCAAGCTTGAACCCGGCGAGGTTCCGAATTACGAAGGCCAGCTCAATGTTGTCAACGGTGAAATCAAAGATGTTGTGGCTGTCGCTCTGTCGCTGCAGTCCTTAGCCGGCGGCGGCGGCCCCGTCGATGACTCGGTGGGCTACGGAACGGCGGCTGATGTCCAAACAACAGCGGTGGGAGTCCCCAATTCGCCGCTGCAGGTCCAGCTCCAGCGCTTTGCTGAAATTGAACAGCTTATTGCTCAGCAGCAGGCCGCAAAAGAAGGGGCAGCTCCACCGATAGATATTGCCAATCTCAGGGGGCAATTCGACGGCCAGATTAGCGTCGCTGGGTCCGGCTTCGAAAATGTCGAGGGCGATTTTGATCTGCGGGGTCAGAATTTTGTCCTGGGGGACTACCGCGTAGAGCAGGTTGTAGCCGCAGGCGGCATCAATGATGGAACCCTGCGTCTCGATCCGATTAAGCTGGCGACGGGCGATCGTCAAGCGATTCTCACAGGCCAAGTTGGATTAGAAGAGCTAAACGGCGAGCTGCTGGTCAATAATGTCGCGGTGGATCCGCTCAATCAGTTTGTCAGCCTTCCGGTTGAAGTCGCCGGAAACTTGAACGGTAAAGCCATTCTCTCCGGCAGTCTGTTTGATCCACAGATGAAGGGGCAGTTCAGCCTTGCAGATGCCAGACTCGGTGAAACTCCTGTTGCTAGGGCTGAGGCTGATTTGAGCTATCAGGATGCACGCCTGCGCTTTGAGAGTATTGCCATGCTCGATAATCCAGAGCCGATTCAGATTACGGGCAACATTCCCTATGCGTTGGGCTTTGCAGTTCCAGACAGTGATGAAATTGAACTGACGGCTAAAGTTAAAAACGAAGGCTTGGCGCTCGTGAGTTTAGCGACTGATCAGGTTGCTTGGTTGGGCGGTCAGGGAGAAGTTGATCTACAGGTGCGTGGCACTCTTGAGCAGCCGCTCTTAAATGGAACGATTGCCTTCAACGACGCCATGCTGAAGGCGCAGGCTTTAGAAGATCCACTCACCAACGTGACCGGCAGGCTGCAGTTTAATCGCAATCTGGTGACGATTCCTAATCTAACGGGAATTTACAATGAGGGTGAGATTGTGGCCGCAGGGAGCCTTCCCATCTTTGAACCTAAGATGGTCCCTCCTCAGCCCCTCACGATTGGAATTGAAGGTCTTGATGTTTCAGTTGCTGAGCTTTACCAAGGCGGCGTCACAGGGCAGGTCATGATCACGGGGGCTGCGGTCGAACCCACGATTGGTGGCACCGTTAAGCTGAGCGATGGGCAAGTCTTGCTGGCGAAAGCGGCGGGGGGCTCATCAAACGAAGAAGAAGCTGTTCAAGAGACTCAAGCAGAAGAAACGGTCAATACCGGCCCCCGTCGCTATGTACCGCTGTCGGAGCTAACCCCCACCGATCGGCCCATCCGTCTCAATAATTTGTCGCTGCAGCTAGAAGATAACGTGCGGGTGACCCAAGATCCTATCCTCAGCTTTGTTTCGACCGGTAACTTGCTGATCAATGGTTCGGCCACTGCCCCCGTTGTGGCGGGCAAGATTCGCTTTCGTAAGGGAACAATTAACCTGATTACGTCTCGCTTCCGTGTGGATCCGAGACGGGACAGCTTTGCTGAATTTGATCCTGCATTTGGGCTTGACCCCTACCTCAATATTGCGATGCGGACCACTGTCACAGAGACAACCCAGGCGAAATCGACGGATCTCAATGAGGCAGAAGAGGTCCCTGCTGGGGCACTGGGGTCGTTTCAGTCTGTGCGAGTCAAGGCAACGGTAGATGGTCGCGCCAGTGAACTGGTCAGCAACTTTAAAGATGTT